From a region of the Lentimicrobiaceae bacterium genome:
- a CDS encoding phosphopantetheine-binding protein — protein MKSLIDTLKEEIIEVLNLEEISPEDIDEKAPLFGAGLGLDSIDALELIVLMERNYGIKLKDANEGREIFSSVETMAQYIEKHRTK, from the coding sequence ATGAAATCATTAATTGATACGCTAAAGGAAGAGATAATAGAAGTTTTAAATTTAGAAGAGATATCTCCCGAAGATATTGACGAAAAAGCCCCTTTGTTTGGCGCCGGCTTAGGCTTAGACTCTATTGATGCTCTCGAACTAATAGTACTAATGGAAAGAAACTACGGTATAAAACTAAAAGATGCCAATGAAGGTAGAGAGATTTTTTCTTCGGTAGAAACAATGGCGCAGTACATTGAAAAACATCGTACAAAATAA